The Streptomyces sp. NL15-2K genome contains a region encoding:
- a CDS encoding AAA family ATPase, with translation MPTRILPAVGDVDAVRSITTLLSQLPDAEPVPPVVDSTQLIDTLARLAAESIDELPEVVVVHERIGPVPALELIREVALRFPAVGVILVTSDASPGLFQAAMDYGARGLIALPLGYEELASRVQAVAQWSVGVRRHLGAGGDVFTGVGGTVVTVSGAKGGVGATMTAIQLALAAQASGRSTALLDMDLQTGDIASYLDVQFRRSVVDLAAITDISPRVLADAVFRHDTGVALLLAPGDGERGEEVTDRAARQIVSALRSRYEVVVVDCGAQLSGAGAAAVEMADTALLVTTPDVVAVRGAKRTVRMWDRLQIRKAEETTVVVNRHTRGTEIQPPLIQKITGTAIAGIAIPANFKELQGAVDAGRVHELDSRSTVKQALWGLAGELGLVKASEGAHRGGGRLRGDRGAVSFRRRRELGR, from the coding sequence ATGCCCACGAGGATCCTCCCGGCAGTCGGCGACGTCGACGCGGTCCGGTCCATCACGACGCTGCTCAGCCAGCTACCGGACGCGGAACCGGTGCCTCCGGTGGTCGACTCCACCCAGCTCATCGACACCCTCGCCCGCCTCGCCGCCGAGTCGATCGACGAACTGCCCGAGGTCGTCGTCGTCCACGAGCGCATCGGCCCCGTCCCCGCCCTGGAACTCATCCGCGAAGTCGCCCTCCGCTTCCCGGCCGTCGGCGTCATCCTCGTCACCTCCGACGCCAGCCCAGGCCTCTTCCAGGCCGCCATGGACTACGGCGCCCGCGGCCTGATCGCGCTGCCGCTCGGCTACGAGGAGCTGGCCAGCCGCGTCCAGGCGGTCGCCCAGTGGTCGGTGGGCGTACGGCGTCATCTCGGCGCCGGCGGCGACGTGTTCACCGGCGTCGGCGGCACCGTCGTCACGGTCAGCGGCGCGAAAGGAGGCGTGGGGGCGACGATGACGGCGATCCAGCTCGCCCTCGCCGCCCAGGCGTCCGGCCGTAGCACCGCCCTGCTCGACATGGACCTCCAGACCGGCGACATCGCCTCCTACCTGGACGTCCAGTTCCGCCGGTCGGTCGTCGACCTCGCCGCCATCACGGACATCTCGCCGCGCGTCCTCGCCGACGCCGTCTTCCGCCACGACACGGGCGTCGCGCTGCTGCTCGCCCCCGGCGACGGCGAACGCGGCGAGGAGGTCACCGACCGCGCCGCCCGCCAGATCGTCAGTGCCCTGCGCTCCCGTTACGAGGTCGTCGTCGTCGACTGCGGCGCCCAGCTGAGCGGGGCTGGCGCGGCGGCCGTGGAGATGGCCGACACGGCCCTGCTGGTCACGACCCCCGACGTGGTCGCGGTCCGGGGAGCCAAGCGGACGGTCCGGATGTGGGACCGGCTGCAGATCCGCAAGGCGGAGGAGACGACGGTGGTCGTCAACCGCCACACCCGCGGTACGGAGATCCAGCCCCCGCTCATCCAGAAGATCACCGGCACGGCCATCGCAGGCATCGCGATCCCCGCCAACTTCAAGGAACTCCAGGGCGCTGTGGACGCGGGCCGTGTGCACGAGCTCGACAGCAGGAGCACGGTGAAGCAGGCGCTGTGGGGTCTGGCCGGGGAGCTGGGGCTGGTCAAGGCGTCCGAGGGTGCCCATCGGGGTGGCGGCAGGCTCCGGGGCGACCGGGGGGCGGTCAGCTTCCGGCGGCGCAGAGAGCTGGGGAGATAG
- a CDS encoding pilus assembly protein: MTPLIILTLVLMWQFVLLGYTFTLAGNAADEAVRAGTAAEPGARQGACQEAGLDKLPGAWTGEVECNTAGGYVTADVHLEVPVLFPGSIGFPFEVEGHAGAVEEAKD, encoded by the coding sequence ATGACCCCGCTGATCATCCTGACGCTGGTGCTGATGTGGCAGTTCGTGCTGCTGGGATACACGTTCACGCTCGCGGGGAATGCTGCTGACGAGGCGGTGCGGGCGGGAACGGCGGCGGAGCCGGGGGCGCGGCAGGGCGCGTGCCAGGAGGCAGGGCTGGACAAGCTGCCGGGCGCGTGGACCGGCGAGGTGGAGTGCAACACGGCCGGCGGCTATGTCACGGCCGACGTCCATCTCGAAGTCCCCGTCCTCTTCCCCGGCTCGATCGGCTTCCCGTTCGAGGTCGAGGGCCACGCGGGCGCCGTAGAGGAGGCGAAGGACTGA
- a CDS encoding TadE/TadG family type IV pilus assembly protein encodes MSYDGKGRARHKGCEGYKARGGRGGREGREGREGRDRGQVALEYLGFIPILVLVAMAGVQIGLIAYTAQQAGTAARAGARAASLDPGAAQEGCQNAVSGWLADGTECAEAPGADEVTVTATVQIPSIVPGWEFDPATKTATMPLDATTTTD; translated from the coding sequence ATGTCGTACGACGGGAAGGGGCGGGCTCGCCATAAAGGCTGCGAAGGCTACAAAGCCCGCGGAGGCCGCGGAGGCCGTGAAGGCCGTGAAGGCCGTGAAGGCCGTGACCGCGGCCAAGTCGCCCTCGAGTACCTCGGCTTCATCCCGATCCTGGTCCTCGTCGCGATGGCCGGCGTGCAGATCGGGCTCATCGCCTACACCGCCCAGCAGGCCGGTACGGCGGCCCGGGCGGGGGCGCGTGCCGCCTCGCTCGACCCGGGTGCCGCCCAGGAGGGGTGCCAGAACGCGGTCAGCGGCTGGCTGGCCGACGGGACCGAGTGCGCGGAGGCGCCCGGCGCCGACGAGGTCACCGTCACGGCCACCGTCCAGATCCCGTCGATCGTCCCCGGCTGGGAGTTCGACCCCGCCACCAAGACCGCCACCATGCCGCTCGACGCGACCACGACCACGGACTGA